GTTTTGCACGGACGCCGAAATCAGCGACCGCTCGTTCGATTTCCGCGAAGCTGAGATTTTCGGCATTGCGCAGCACCGGCACGACAAGTCCCTTGCCGCCGCCGATCGCAATGCCGATGTCGCAATAGTTGTGATAAACCAACTGCTTGTCGCGCATCTGAGCGTTGATCTGCGGGTATTGCTGCAGAGCGTTCACGGCAGCCTTCACGAAGAATGACATGAAGCCGAGTTTCAGGCCGTACGTCTGCTCGAACGCTTCCCGGTATGTCGACCGCAGATTCTTGACGGCGGTCATGTCGATTTCGTTGAACGTTGTCAGCAGAGCGGCCGTTTGTTGTGCGGCGACCAGCCGCTGAGCGATCGTCTGCCGAATGGGGCTCAACGGCACCGTCCTGGTTTCGCGTGAACCGGCGGCCGCGGTGCCTCCGCCCTGCATGTGGCGAACGACGTCTTCCTTCAGCACTCTCCCGCCGGGGCCGGAGCCCGCTACGGAACCGGGCGAAATCCGGTTTTCGCTCATCAGCCGTTCGGCCGCAGGCATCACAGTCGCGGCAGACTTCGATCCGGCCGAAGACGGCACCGCGGCTGATTTCGCAGACGTTTCCGGAGTCGCTGGCGCATCGTTCGCAGGGCGATTCGGTTCGGCTGTTTTCGGAGCTTCAGACGGCGTGAGATATCCGATCACTTCGCCGATCTCGGCCGTTTCGCCCGCGGCTTTCACGATCTGGCTGACGATTCCGCCGACGGGAGCCGGAACGTCAAACGTCGCCTTATCCGTCTCCAGGCCAACCACGCCGGCGTCCGCCGCAACGTAGCTCCCCTTGCTGATGTACCACTCGCCGATGAAAACCTCGGAGATCGATTCGCCAACGGCCGGCACCCGAATTTCGACTTCTTCACCCTGCTGGACACTCATTCGCGTATCGCTTTCGTCGAACATCCCGGACCTGGTTCCGGGGAACGCCATTCTTCCCAGCGCGATCATAGCAGACGCTGACCGTGACAATCATTCAGGCGCCATTTTTCGACGTCATGCACCGGCTGGAATTCACCCGGTGGAGAATTGCGACTTCAATGTGCGCTATGTCTTAGGCGTGCGTCTGTGCGAGAACGCACACTGGTTCCGGTCGCGTTTTCTCACGCTTGCAGTTGCACGTGCGTTACGGAATTGGACGGTGGAAATTTCGGCGACCAGCCCATACTACACAGCCAGTCCTCCCGCACGCTGCCTGCAATTGCTCGCGCTGCGGACACTGATGAGACGCCGTCGTCCACCTTTCCTGAAAACGAAAGCACAGCAGTTCATGAAGAAGAACGAAGCGGTTACCAAGATCATGACGCCCAATCCGATCTCGATTTCCCGCAATGAACCGATTTCGGCAGCGCGGCGACTGCTTGAGGAAGAAGGCATCCATCATCTGCCGATCACCGATGGCGACAAGCTGGTCGGAATTCTGACGTCGAACGATTTCCTGCGAGTTTCGTTTGGAGAATTCGGCAACCAGGACGCCCGAAGTCTCGACGCGATTCTGGACCACACGTACAAGATTTCCGAAGTGATGAATCCAAATCCCGTGTCGGTCAAGAGCAGTCAGACGGTCCGGGACGCGGCCACGATTTTGTCCGAAAGCAGCTTTCATTCGCTGCCCGTTGTCGAAGGCGAAAAGCTGGTCGGAATTGTGACGTCCTCCGACCTGATCAAGTATCTGCTGGATCAGTATTGAAAACTGCGGCGACGGATTCCGTGCGCGGTATCGTTGATGCGCGCTGCGGGGCTTGAACCAGCAGTGCTTTGGAGTGCGATGATTCAGCATCGCTTTGGTTTCTTTGCGGAACCGTCGAATTCCAGGCCGTCGTTCGATCTGCGTGACATCGCCGATTCCGTGAAAAGCGAAGCGGCGACAAGCCACCGCCTTCCAGCGGCGTCGTTTGTTCGAAGCGTGGCGGCGTCCTGGAAACCGGAAGAATTCACCGACATCGCTGATGCACGGACGGCGATCGACGGACGCTTCGGTTTCGGAAGAATCTCCGTTGTGAGTCACGTAGGATATGCGCGTCTCGGATGTCCGGTGACGGCGGTTTGAAATTCCCCGCAGCGGCGCGATGGCGTTTGCGTCACTGAATTCCTGCGGGTTGATCCGGGATCGTGAGCAACGAATTCTGTGTCGAAATCGCCGGCTGACGACCAGGTCGAACGGCAAAACGAGTGTCTTCCGATGCGACGTCGAGCTTTCACGCTGATCGAACTGCTGGTCACGATCAGCATCATCGCCATTCTGATTGCTCTGTTGCTGCCGGCCGTTCAGCAGGCGCGAGAGGCCGCTCGGCGAACGCTTTGCCGAAACAATCTGCGGCAACTGGGGCTGGCGCTGCACAACTATCACGACAGTTACGGACAGTTTCCGCCGGGTTCGGTGTGCACGGCGAACAACTGCGGCGGCGACTTTCGTCACGGCAACTGGAGCACGACGTGGACGATTTCGATCCTGCCGAACATGGATCAGGCGGCGCGGTTTCAGCAATGGAACTCTGACATTCCCAGCGATCAGCAGCCGCGCGTGACGGGTGTCGCTCTGACGATCATGAAGTGTCCTTCAGCCCTGGACCGTCCGGCCGCTGTCGGGCTGGAAGCGGGCAATCGAGGAACACCGGCGGCTCCCGCGCTTTACGACAAGGGCAACTACGCCGCGAACTATGGCGGCGGCTGGGCCAATGAGCCCGCTGGAGTCAACGGCTTCGACGGTGCCGTTGCGTGGAGCGGTTCGAATCGGGGAGTGTTCAGCAGCCGGCGAGCCGGCGACGCACCCTACGGCGCGCGAATCAGTGAGATCACCGATGGAACGGCCAACACGATTCTGCTGGCGGAAATTCTGACTCGCGATTCCAACTGGGACTGTCGCGGCTGCTGGGGCCGCGCGATGGGATCGGTTGTCTCCGCGTTCACGGGAGCCGCACCGGAAAACGGGCCGCAGGGAATCGCGACTCCCAACGTGCCGGCGATCGGCGATGGCCGCGACTTTCCTGTCTACTGCGGAGGCGACGGCGACCCGGAAACGAATTGCGACGACGCTCCGGGTTCCGGTCGCGGCGGCGTCGCGGCTCGCAGCCGACACACCGGCGGAGTCCAGATTCTGCTGGCTGACGGCTCTGTTCGCTTCGCAGGCAATTCCATCGACGCCGCGCTTTGGCGAAACCTGCTGACGATTGACGGCGGCGAAGTCACCGGTGAATTCTGATTCGCCGCCCATGCGACGACGGCGCGAGCGTTCTCAATCCGGGTTACGCAAATCGCGAGGTGGCAGCCAGGCGGCCGGGTCAAGGTGATAGAAGTCCCGCAGCACTTCATAAACCGCCGGATGATGATTTCTCAGCGACCGCGGACGTTCAAAGAATGCTTCCGTCAGCACGGCAAAGAATTCCGCGGCATTCTTTGAACCGTAGCAATCAATGAACCCGTGATGGCCGCGGCGGCAGTCTTCCACCAGGCGATCGAATTCGGGTTCCAGGACCTCCACCCAGCGTTCGAACTGTTCCTGAGTTTCCATCAGCGGCGTGCCGTCGACGAACCGGCCGTTCATCATGTCAAGCTGATGAGCGAACTCGTGCAGCACCAGGTTGTGCCCCGGCGATTCCATTCGACCGCCGGCCAGCACGTCCGACCACGACAGAATCACCGGTCCCTGCCACCAGGCTTCTCCCAGCCGAGGCTCGCCGCCGTGAATCACCAGGCCGGCACGCGTGATCTGAGTTCCTGCCGCCACATAGCCCGTCGGGTAAACAAGAATTGAAAGGACATGATCGAAGTAGACATCCCGGGGCATTCCGACGACCAGCAGGCAGGCCTGCGCAGCCACAGTTACCCGGATTTCATCCGTCAGCGTAAGTCCGCCGCAACCTTCCCAGTTCTTTTCGGCGACGAACACCGGGATCAAGCGACGCAGCCGGTGCTGCTGTTCTTCGGTCAGCTGTCCGGCATGAACAACGTTGTTGGCGATGTACGATTCCCATGCGTCGGGAAACGGCCGCGCGACCAGCTTTGCCCGGCGACGGTTGCGAAACCAGTTGAAGATCATCGAAAACGCCTGCTTCCCGCGCCATCATCCACGCTGTTTTCGTCGGATCATTCGACGATGACAATTGGCCGATCATCACGGTGCTGCAGTAGATCGTTCAGGCGAGAGTCGTCGAAAACTCCGTCATGAATCAGCAGGGAGCCGTCCCGGTCAGACGTCGGTGACGGCGCAACCGGCTGCCAGCGACTCCGCAATCGCTCAGCCGCGCGACGGCGATCGTCAACCGATTCTGAAACGGACAGCGGTACAAGCACGTCTCGCTGTTCGGGGAACAGGGATGCCAGTGCTTTTGCGGCATTGAGCCGGACCGCCGCATAGGGATCGTTGAGCATCGCGGCCAAAAACGGAGTCATCCAGTCGGTGCTCGAAACGGCCGCCGCGTCCGGCTGCGCAAACTGCCACGTCGAAATCACGCGCTGCCCGGCGTCTCCCTTCAGCATCCACAACACCGCCGCGGAAACAGACTTTTCGTCATCAGAAAGTTCCGGCGCTTCGGACTGATACCATTCCGACAGAACATCAGCCGTCCACTGCTGAGTGCGGTCAAGGTGGCACAGATTGCACGCATTCAGCCGAACGTTGGGGCCAAACGAAGCGACCGCCGGGCTGTCGATCCGATGGCTGCGAATTCCCTTCAGCAGCGCGAAGCTGCTGTACGGCATATGGCAGTTCATGCATTCGCTGCCGGATGATTCCGCCGGATGATGCGTGTGCCGGGAAACATCATCCGCAAAGTCCGTGTGACACTGCAGGCACGCGTGATTGGTTCTCATGCCAGGCTTCAACTGATCGTCCGGATCGCTGCCATGCACGGCATGGCAGGACAGACATGTCAGGTTTCCTCGAAGGTAGCAGCCTGATTCGATCAGTCCGTTGTATTCGCGACCGCCGCTGCGGCAGGCTCCGTCCGACCAGAACCGGCTGACCTGAATCTGTTCCTTTCCATCGTCGAACACCGTTTCGTCGTCGATCGTCAGGAACCGAGCCACGTCGCGCATGTCCCGGCGAGGATCGTGTTCGCGACCAAGCGTCTGATGGTCCCTGTTGGCGGGATTGCCGTGATCGTATTCGTAGTGGCTGTGACACGTGCCGCACGCCTGGCTGGACAGATGCGGATTCTCCTTCGCGGGATTGAAGACTGTGCGGTCGCTTTCCGTTTCATTCAGATGGAACTGATACCGTCGAACAGGATTGCGGTTTTGCGCGACGTGCTGACCGCAGGCACCGTGGCACGATTCACACGAGATGCCCAGTTCCGCAGTTCTTGTGTGACGGTATCGGCCGCTGAGTCCCTCGAAGCCGGGCTGGCCGCCGACGCTGTGACAGTTGATGCACACCTGATTCCACACCTGGTGCCCCATCGCCGGCCGAGTCACCGGCGGCTGCAGGAACACGTCGTCGCGATGCATCCACAACCGGTCAGTGATGTTGTAGCGCCACGGAAACTGCCAGAGTTCTCCGGCATCATTGCCGACGTACCAGAACGCCTGAAACGCATGTGACCCGGTGGTCATGACCAGTTGCCGTTCGACCAGCGGAAAACCGCCCTCCGGAAGCGCCGCGCCAACCGTGGCGAACTGCAGCGTCAACTGCGGATCCTGCATCGTCGCCCAGAATTCATCGCCGCGCCGTTCGATCCGGGCTGTCTGCCCGTAGCGAGTCAGTTCCTGGCCGTCGAACGGAGCCACAACAGTTTCGGGCGTCGCCACCTGAGTCATCGTGCGGTGGAAGCTTCCGTGCCACGTGTCGTATTGCTCCGCATGGCACGAACGACACGCCGCCGAACCGGCGTACAACCCGTCAGTCCGAATTTCCGGGATGGCAACCTCGGCGGTCAACCGGCGGTTTTCCCACAGGTTCCGTTGCAGCGTGACGCCGACAGCGACTAACGCAATCGCGGCGATCGCAGCTGCCATCGTCGACAGCGATATGAGCCCCAGACGAACCGGCAACAGCCCGACGATCAGCAGCCCCGCCAGTCCCAGCAAGCCATACAGAATCCACTCAACGAACATAGCGACGCCGCTTGGAAGTTGACGGTCAGCGAACCCTTCAAAGCTTACGCCATGCCACAACGAAACGCGAGTTCCGTGCGCGGCCGGCCTCCCCCGAACTTGCTTCGCTCGTTCGACCCCTCCCTGATGGCCTTCGGCCGGGAGGGGTGCACAGGACTTGCGCGTCCGGCGCGTCCACCTCTCCCAGGCGAAGCCGGCCAGGAGAGGTCGAGCAAGCGAAGCGATGCTCGCGAGAGGGCCGAGTGGCGTTCAGCGTCCGTCGCACACAGCACGTTCAACGCGCGGCCGTGCCCTCCCCGAACTTGCTTCGCTCGTTCGACCCCTCCCTGATGGCCTTCGGCCGGGAGGGGTGCATAGAGAGCTGCGCGTCCGGCGCGTCCACCTCTCCCAGGCGAAGCCGGCCGGGAGAGGTCGAGCAAGCGAAGCGATGCTCGGGAGAGGGCCGAACGCGCGTTCAGTGTCCGTCGGTCGAGCAGCACGTTCAACGCGCGGTCGTGTCCCTCCCCAGAACTTGCTCCCCGCTCGTTCGACCCCTCCCTGATGGCCTTCGGCCGGGAGGGTGCATGGAAAGCTGAACGTCTGGCGCGAGAGGGCTGCGGACGAAGTCACCCGGCGGCGTTGTTATTCGGACCGCTGTGTGACCTGCGTGCCGGCTTCGACACGATCGCCGGGATACAGAATGACGCGATCGCCTTCCTGCAGCCCGTCGAGAACTTCCGCGTTGTCGTCGTTGCGGTGGCCTGGCTCCACGTCCCGCAGCTCCGCTCGTCCATCGGAAATCACGAACACCGCCCAGCGCTGTCCTTCACGGAACAGGGCTCCCGTCGGGACGGTAATGACGTCTTCGGACGACCATTTCACGATCTCCGCTTCGACCCGGTAACCGTCGCCCAGCGCGGGGCGCTTTTCCAGGGGATCAACGAAGTCGATGATGACATTCACGCGCTGTTCTTCGATTCCCAGCGCAGAGATTTTTGTGAATGCCGCCGGCTCGACCAGTCGCACACGGGCTTCCAGCGGATGGTCGCCTCCCCATTCCTTCAGCAGGACTCGAGCGCCCGGATGAATCTGAACGGCCGCCGACGACAGAACATCGACTTCGACTTCCAGGTCTTTGGGGTCGCCGACTTCCAGGATCTTGTCGCCGGCGTTCACGACGGTGCTGCTTTCCTGATACACCTGCAGGACTCTGCCCGACACGGGCGACGTGATGGGAAAGCTCCATTCCGTGCCGGCGGTCGCTTCCTGGCCTTCGCCGGTTCTCAGCAGCGCGGCTCTGGCCTGATCGAGTTCAAACGACGCGATCTGACCTTCCAGGCGAGCGGCGTTGTAGTCGTTTTCGGCCTGCCGAAAGGCGACTCGCTGACGATCCAGATCCTGCTGCGACGCCGATTGTTTTTCGAACAGCCGCTGAATTCGCGCGAATTCCGATTCCTGCAGGTTCAGAGCGTCCCGGGTCGTGGCGAGTTTCGGTTCCGCCTGGCTGACTCGCGCTTCGGCCGCCTTCACGCGGGCTTCCGCCTGAGCGACGGTTCGCGGATCCAGCAGCGCCGGATCGGTCGGTTCGATTGTTGTCAGCAGAGTCTGCTTCGCCACAACTTCGTCGCCGGGGTGCAGACTGATTCTGACCAGCCGGCCGTTCAGCGGAGCGGACACGACATACCGTTCGCGGATGCGGGTGCGGCCATCGTCGCTGATCGTGACGACCAGCGGCCCGCGGGCGATGACGGCGGCGTCCACCTGCACCGGTTGCGGCCGCATCGCCATCAGCACCGCGGCGATCAGACTTCCAGCCACAGCCACGTAGAACAATCGCCGAATCCAGACACCCATGAAATTATTCCTGCGCCTTCAGCACGGCGAACAAGTCGAGATGATCCAGACGCCGTCGCACCAACAGCCCTGAAATCACAGCGGCCAGCAACACAATCAGCACGGCTTCCGCATACGTTGAATCGTCAATGATCAGCGGGAACCGAAACAGGTCGGTCTGCAGAGATCGTGTGGTCAGCCATGCCATGCTGTAGCCGAACGCGAGTCCCGCCGGAAGCGCGGCCAGCGTCAGAATGGCCAGTTCACCCAGCAACACGACGGAAACTTCCGCGTGAGTGAACCCCAGAACTCGCATCGTGGCCAGTTCGCGATCCCGCTCAGACAGCGTAATGCGAGCCGTGTTGTAGACGACTCCCGCGGCGATCACGATGGCGAATCCGACCACGAAGCTCTGCATCTGCAACTGACTTTCGGCAACCGTATCGTAGAAACTCTGAATCATGGCTTCCTTCGAAACCACGCCGACGACATACGGCGTCTGCTTCAGAGTCCGGTACACGTCGTTCAGATGATCGTGGTCCACCGTCAGCCACGCGCCGGTGACTCGCGGTCCTTCGCGCCCGATGCGGCTGACCAGACTTTGCGGCGCATAGACGTTTGTGCCGGACAGATCGTCGATGGCCGCGACGACCCTTGCCGTCACAACGGGACGTTCGCCTTCCAGCACTTCCACGGTCACGGTGTCGCCGACCCGGATGTTCAGGATTTCCAGCAGAATGTCGGAAACCACCAGCCCGTCGCCGTTCAGCGGCTGTTCGATTCCTGCCTGGTTGACGACGCGATAAATCTGCCGGTCATCTTCCAGTCCCATGATGGCGGTTCTGTGGGAACGCGGTCCGTGCCGCAGCCGCACCGCGAGTCCTCGAAAAGTTTCCACCCGCCGGACGCCCTTCATGTTGCGGAAGTCGTTTGCGACATCAGTCGGCGACGGTTCGATCAGGTTGACCCACAGATCCTGTCGCTGCACGCGTCGAAACTGAAAGTCGATCAGAAACTCCAGAGCGTCGTAGCTGAAGTTGCCGACGACCAGGATTCCGACAGCCGCGGCGATTCCCATCACCGAAAACGCCGACTTGACGGGCCGTCGGCGCAGTTGTCGCAGAATCATCCGCCATGTCTGAGGCAGCAGACGCTCCACGCCAAAGCGTTCCAGAAACGATCGGCGATACTTCCCCGGCGGAGCGGGACGCATGGCTTCCGCCGGTGGCAGCCGAGTGGCCGCGCGCAGGGAATTCAGCGTCCCCAGAATGGCGGCCGCCGAACACAGCCCTGCCGTCACAACGGCCGTGCGCCAGTCGAAGTCGAAATAGAACAGGGGAAACTTGAAGTACTTCGCATACATAGACGCCATGCCGTGCCCCATCCACACGCCAACGCCCGTGCCGATTACGACTCCCACCGCCACGATTGCGCCCACGATCCGGCAGTAGTGCCAGCCGACTTCCAGGTTGTAATAACCGAACGCCTTCAGCGCCGCGATCTGCTGCCGGTGAGTATCAATGACCCGCGTCATCACCATGTTCAGCAGGAACGCGGCCACGGCCATGAAGATCGCGGGCGTGACAATTCCCATGACCTTCAACTGCGCAAGTTCGTCGGAGATAAACCGGTGCGATCTCTGGTCGTTCCGCCCGAAGCCTCCCACGCCGCCCCACGGAGCCAGCAGATTGTCCAGCCGACGAATCACGTCCGCTTCGCTGGCTCCCCGCATCAATGTCAGAGAGATGTCGTTACAGGCGGCCTTCATGTCGAAGGCCGCTTCCATTTCCGTTCGCGGAACCCAGAACAGTCCGAATCGCCTGAAGTCGGGAAGAATGTCGCCGGGATTCGATTCCACGATGTATTCGGGCGACATCACGACACCGACCATTTTCAGTGCTCGCAGCCGGCCGTTCAGAATCGCTTCCACGGAATCGCCGGGATGAAAACCGTGTTCGTTGGCGAACGATTCCCCGACCAGGACTTCCAGGCGGCCGGGCTGAGGAAAGCGGCCCCGTCGCAGATGCAGCTGATTCAGTTCCGGCTGACCATAGTCGGGAATGGAAATCAGTTTGCCGACCGCCGGTTCACGCAGACCGGGCACAATCAGATTGACGTTCTGAACGATGCGTGCCTCCACGCGCGCGACCCCGGGAATCTGCTGCACGCGCGATTCCAGAGTTTCCGGTCCGCGTTTGAAGCCGGCAAACACGTCGGCGAACCGGTACCGCTCGTAGTACGCCGCCCGCGTTCCGTCCAGCGTTCGCAGTGTGCTGAGCGACATGACCGACATCGCCACACCCGAAGCGATTACCAGCGCAATCGCAAACGCCTGGCCCTTCATCTCCAGCAGGTTGCGAATCAGTTTTCGATTGATGGCTTTCATGTGTCGTGACGCTGAAGATGTGCCGTGACGATGAAGGAACGGCCGACCCGCCGCGAGCGAACGCGGCCGGCACTGCGGACAATCCGCGAACTCACGCCGCGAGGCGCCCGTTGCTGCGGTGAACGACTACCACTGAATCTCCCGGGCGGCTCTCTTGTTGTCGTTGGTGCGCATGTCCGAAATCCTTCCATCGGAAAGGCTGATGATGCGATCCGCCATTTCGGCGATCATCGCGTTGTGAGTAATCAGCGCGGTGGTGGTGCCCATTTCGCGATTGATGCGTTCCAGCACTTCCAGCACAACAACGCCGGTCTTTGCATCAAGCGCGCCGGTGGGTTCATCGCACAGCAGAACTTCCGGACGCTTGGCGATGGCACGGGCAATAGCGACTCGCTGCTGTTCGCCGCCGGACATCTGCGACGGGAAGTGGTCCATCCGGTCGCCCAGATGAACCAGGTCCAGAGCTTCGGCCGGTTCCAGAGGATTCGTGGCGATTTCTGTCACCAGAGCCACATTTTCCCGCGCGGTCAGGCTGGGAATCAGGTTGTAGAACTGAAACACGAAACCCACGTGATGGCGGCGAAACCGGGTCAGTTGCGTGTCATCGCCCGACGTCAGATCTTCATCCAGAAACCTCACGGTACCGGACGTGGGCGTGTCCAGGCCGCCCAGAATGTTCAGCAGCGTCGACTTCCCGCTTCCCGACGGCCCCAGCAGTACCACCAGTTCGCCGCCGAACAACTGCAGCGACACACCCCGCAGCGCATGCACCAGGACTTCACCCATCTGGTAGACTCGGGTGATGTCACTGGCGGCGAATACCACGCGCGGCGATGTCTGAACCATGTTCGACATTCGAATAGCGTCCTGTTCGGTCCAGCCGGGTCGCAGCGCGAAATTCGGATCACCGCATGTCGCGAATTCGGCGGGACCATCTTCGGTCGCACGGCGTCAGCGGCCGGGAGAATGGATGACGACTGTTTTCATTTCGGTCATTTCGTCGATGGCGTACTTCGGACCTTCTTTTCCCAGACCGCTGTTTTTCAGACCGCCATACGGCATCAGATCGGTCCTCCACATGGGACCCCAGTTGATGTGAATGTTGCCGCTGTGAACCTCGCGCGCGAAGCGAAGGGCGGCGTCGATGTCCTGTGTGAACACACCGGCGCTGAGGCCGAACGTTGTGTCGTTTGCCATCCGGACGGCATCGTCGATCGAATCAGCCCGGAGAATTCCGACCGCCGGACCAAACAGTTCATCTCGCACGATTTTCATGTTCGCCGAAACGTTGTCCAGCAGCGATGGCTGCATTACGGCGCCGGAACGTTCGCCACCGCAGACCAGTCGAGCTCCCTGACTCACGGCCTCGTGAACCCATTGGCGAACACGTTCCGCATCAGCCTCGCGAACCATGGGTCCCATCTGAGTCGCTTCCTGCAACTGATCTCCGGCCGCGATGCCGGCGACGCCGGATTGCAGTGATTCCAGCAGCGAATCGTAAACTTCGCCGCAGACAATCAGTCGCTGAGCCGAAATGCAGACCTGTCCGGCGTTCGCGAAGCCGGATGTCAGCGTCGCCTGAGTCACCTTCTGCAGGTCGGCGTCGGGCAGAACAATCAGCGGACTGTTCGAACCCAGTTCCATCGTGACCTTTTTCAGTCCGGCGATCCGGCAGATGTGTTCGCCGACGTCCTGGCTGCCAGTGAAGCTGATCTTGCGAACTCGCGGGTCGCGGCAGATCGCGTCGCCGATCGTCGATCCGCTGCCCGTGATGCAGGAAATTCCCAGCGGAGGCAGACCGGATTCCAGCAGAATCTCTACCAGCTTCAGCGCCACCAGCGGAGTGTCACTGGCCGGTTTCAGAACGACCGAATTTCCCGCAGCCAGCGCCGGTCCGATCTTGTGACAAACCAGATTCAGCGGAAAGTTGAACGGAGTGATCGCCGCCACGACACCGCACGGCACGCGCAGAGTAAATCCCAGCCGTCCTTCCGTGCCCTTGCCGCCGTCCAGCGGCAGAAGTTCACCGCCCAGCCGCTTGGCTTCTTCGCCGGAAAGTTCCATGGTCTGAGCCGAGCGATCGACTTCGCCGCGAGCTTCGCGAAGAGTCTTGCCTTCTTCCCGGCTGATCGTCTGTGCCAGGTCTTCGGATCGCTGACGCATCAGTTCAGTGGTCTGACGCAGAATCAGAAAGCGGTCATAACCCTGCAGCGCGGCCATGTCTCGGGCGCCGGAGACAGCCGCGTGAACAGCCGCTTCGACATCCGCCGCCGATCCCTTCGGCACCGTGTCGACGACTTCGCCGCTGTACGGGTTCAACACGTCGATCACTTCGTCGCGATCCTGCCATTTTCCGGCCAGATAAAACTTCATCGCTGAGTTCTCCGAAAGTTCGTGACGGCACCAGCTTCCATGTCGATCAGGCGACCTGGTAGGCTCAACGTTTCGCCGGACATTGTCAACTGCACTGTGATTTGGTTCATGGCATCTGTGCGCTACGACCGAGACCCCTTGCCGGATCGTCCGGAGTGTCGTGGTCGCGCGCCGCAGCTTCGCTGGTGGAATGAGGTTTTTACCAACCGGCAGACGCAACCAACGGACGCAGCGGGAAAATGCTCAGTTGGCGGCGATCGCAACGGCAACCAGCGGAAATATCGCAAGCGCCTCGCTCTCGGAATTCGACACGACTGCGACAGTTGTTGCCAGCGCCACGACGTTGATTGACACAATCGTAAGACAGAAGACTTCGGGAGCCGCCAAAGCCACACGCAACACCGGTAAGATACGACGACTCTGCTTCGCCGGGCGTGGCTGCAGTGTTGCCAAAAGATGCACACCAGCAAACAATGACCAAACAAGCCAGGGCACCAGCGATGTTTGGAACGATTTCCCAGACAAACAGTACTTCGCAATAGGCCCGCCAACGCGGCGCAACGCAATCGCAGCTTCAACCGGACGCTTTGAATAGTTGCCTTTGAAATAAACAACGCATCAATCCGACGCCGCGCCCGTTCCACTAAAACCTCCTCCGCAGGAATGCCACATCGCGTCGTT
The Planctomycetaceae bacterium genome window above contains:
- the odhB gene encoding 2-oxoglutarate dehydrogenase complex dihydrolipoyllysine-residue succinyltransferase, with product MFDESDTRMSVQQGEEVEIRVPAVGESISEVFIGEWYISKGSYVAADAGVVGLETDKATFDVPAPVGGIVSQIVKAAGETAEIGEVIGYLTPSEAPKTAEPNRPANDAPATPETSAKSAAVPSSAGSKSAATVMPAAERLMSENRISPGSVAGSGPGGRVLKEDVVRHMQGGGTAAAGSRETRTVPLSPIRQTIAQRLVAAQQTAALLTTFNEIDMTAVKNLRSTYREAFEQTYGLKLGFMSFFVKAAVNALQQYPQINAQMRDKQLVYHNYCDIGIAIGGGKGLVVPVLRNAENLSFAEIERAVADFGVRAKQNQIGLEELEGGTFTITNGGVYGSLLSTPIVNPPQSGVLGMHGIVDRPVAENGQVVIRPMMYVALTYDHRVVDGREAVSFLRRIKELIEDPTRLVLEV
- a CDS encoding CBS domain-containing protein — its product is MKKNEAVTKIMTPNPISISRNEPISAARRLLEEEGIHHLPITDGDKLVGILTSNDFLRVSFGEFGNQDARSLDAILDHTYKISEVMNPNPVSVKSSQTVRDAATILSESSFHSLPVVEGEKLVGIVTSSDLIKYLLDQY
- a CDS encoding DUF1559 domain-containing protein produces the protein MRRRAFTLIELLVTISIIAILIALLLPAVQQAREAARRTLCRNNLRQLGLALHNYHDSYGQFPPGSVCTANNCGGDFRHGNWSTTWTISILPNMDQAARFQQWNSDIPSDQQPRVTGVALTIMKCPSALDRPAAVGLEAGNRGTPAAPALYDKGNYAANYGGGWANEPAGVNGFDGAVAWSGSNRGVFSSRRAGDAPYGARISEITDGTANTILLAEILTRDSNWDCRGCWGRAMGSVVSAFTGAAPENGPQGIATPNVPAIGDGRDFPVYCGGDGDPETNCDDAPGSGRGGVAARSRHTGGVQILLADGSVRFAGNSIDAALWRNLLTIDGGEVTGEF
- a CDS encoding zinc-dependent peptidase codes for the protein MIFNWFRNRRRAKLVARPFPDAWESYIANNVVHAGQLTEEQQHRLRRLIPVFVAEKNWEGCGGLTLTDEIRVTVAAQACLLVVGMPRDVYFDHVLSILVYPTGYVAAGTQITRAGLVIHGGEPRLGEAWWQGPVILSWSDVLAGGRMESPGHNLVLHEFAHQLDMMNGRFVDGTPLMETQEQFERWVEVLEPEFDRLVEDCRRGHHGFIDCYGSKNAAEFFAVLTEAFFERPRSLRNHHPAVYEVLRDFYHLDPAAWLPPRDLRNPD
- a CDS encoding multiheme c-type cytochrome, encoding MFVEWILYGLLGLAGLLIVGLLPVRLGLISLSTMAAAIAAIALVAVGVTLQRNLWENRRLTAEVAIPEIRTDGLYAGSAACRSCHAEQYDTWHGSFHRTMTQVATPETVVAPFDGQELTRYGQTARIERRGDEFWATMQDPQLTLQFATVGAALPEGGFPLVERQLVMTTGSHAFQAFWYVGNDAGELWQFPWRYNITDRLWMHRDDVFLQPPVTRPAMGHQVWNQVCINCHSVGGQPGFEGLSGRYRHTRTAELGISCESCHGACGQHVAQNRNPVRRYQFHLNETESDRTVFNPAKENPHLSSQACGTCHSHYEYDHGNPANRDHQTLGREHDPRRDMRDVARFLTIDDETVFDDGKEQIQVSRFWSDGACRSGGREYNGLIESGCYLRGNLTCLSCHAVHGSDPDDQLKPGMRTNHACLQCHTDFADDVSRHTHHPAESSGSECMNCHMPYSSFALLKGIRSHRIDSPAVASFGPNVRLNACNLCHLDRTQQWTADVLSEWYQSEAPELSDDEKSVSAAVLWMLKGDAGQRVISTWQFAQPDAAAVSSTDWMTPFLAAMLNDPYAAVRLNAAKALASLFPEQRDVLVPLSVSESVDDRRRAAERLRSRWQPVAPSPTSDRDGSLLIHDGVFDDSRLNDLLQHRDDRPIVIVE
- a CDS encoding HlyD family efflux transporter periplasmic adaptor subunit, whose amino-acid sequence is MGVWIRRLFYVAVAGSLIAAVLMAMRPQPVQVDAAVIARGPLVVTISDDGRTRIRERYVVSAPLNGRLVRISLHPGDEVVAKQTLLTTIEPTDPALLDPRTVAQAEARVKAAEARVSQAEPKLATTRDALNLQESEFARIQRLFEKQSASQQDLDRQRVAFRQAENDYNAARLEGQIASFELDQARAALLRTGEGQEATAGTEWSFPITSPVSGRVLQVYQESSTVVNAGDKILEVGDPKDLEVEVDVLSSAAVQIHPGARVLLKEWGGDHPLEARVRLVEPAAFTKISALGIEEQRVNVIIDFVDPLEKRPALGDGYRVEAEIVKWSSEDVITVPTGALFREGQRWAVFVISDGRAELRDVEPGHRNDDNAEVLDGLQEGDRVILYPGDRVEAGTQVTQRSE